One stretch of Pseudomonas fragi DNA includes these proteins:
- a CDS encoding CerR family C-terminal domain-containing protein, which yields MTTIHRRRPASEGGYTCGDETSARIIEAALNLFGERGYEGASTRDIAELAGVNAPALNYYFKNKEGVYSACTEYMVERIWDYLAPTIEAAQALLGTRPDTEQLIDTFCAIQSKIAEFMLVSNRTNSWRKFYAREQAGLGPSGGEEMISQRIGQRIIGVTSGIISRLMGPDASDEECILRSMTLTGQLLPFHLTRTSSLKSLGWDTLTPERYAMLMGIVREQTVTLLRGLGGSGLARDGLDAV from the coding sequence ATGACCACCATTCACCGGCGCCGACCTGCCAGCGAAGGCGGCTATACGTGTGGGGATGAAACCAGTGCGCGGATTATCGAAGCGGCCCTCAACCTGTTTGGCGAGCGCGGCTACGAGGGTGCCTCGACCCGCGATATCGCCGAGCTGGCAGGGGTGAATGCGCCAGCACTGAATTACTACTTCAAGAACAAGGAAGGGGTGTACAGCGCCTGCACCGAGTACATGGTGGAGCGGATCTGGGATTACCTGGCGCCGACCATCGAAGCGGCCCAGGCGTTGCTGGGCACACGGCCGGACACCGAACAATTGATCGACACCTTCTGCGCCATCCAGAGCAAGATTGCCGAGTTCATGCTGGTGTCCAACCGCACCAACAGCTGGCGCAAGTTCTATGCGCGTGAGCAGGCGGGGCTGGGGCCCAGTGGCGGGGAAGAAATGATCAGCCAGCGCATAGGCCAGCGCATCATCGGCGTCACCAGCGGGATTATTTCGCGGCTGATGGGCCCGGATGCCAGCGATGAAGAATGCATCCTGCGCTCCATGACCCTGACCGGGCAGTTGCTGCCGTTCCACCTGACCCGCACCAGCTCGCTCAAGTCACTGGGCTGGGACACACTGACGCCCGAGCGCTACGCCATGCTGATGGGGATTGTGCGTGAGCAGACGGTAACCCTGTTGCGCGGGTTGGGTGGGAGCGGGCTTGCTCGCGATGGTCTCGACGCGGTGTAG